Proteins co-encoded in one Ponticoccus alexandrii genomic window:
- a CDS encoding ABC transporter permease translates to MLTYLTRRLISLILSLAVASVVIFLAIEVVPGDPAAYMLGMNAQPDTVAALRAELGLDQGRLARYATWVTGMLGGDFGTSYTYRTPVAGMIADRLWVSLPLTLYALALAVLMALPAGILAAARRGRGADMGVLAATQVGIAIPNFWFAMLLVLGFAITWRLFPSGGFPGWDEPAQALRALTLPAVALALPQAAILTRVLRSSLIDTLGEDYIRTARAKGLSPFQSLWRHGLRNALIPVLTLIGLQFSFLLAGAIIIEQVFYLPGLGRLIFQAIGQRDLIVVESTVMLLVFAVITVTFLTDLAYAVADPRLRRRR, encoded by the coding sequence ATGCTGACCTACCTGACCCGCCGCCTGATCTCGCTGATCCTCAGCCTTGCGGTCGCTTCGGTGGTCATCTTCCTTGCCATAGAGGTCGTGCCGGGCGACCCCGCCGCCTACATGCTGGGCATGAACGCGCAGCCCGACACGGTGGCCGCGCTGCGCGCCGAACTGGGGCTCGATCAGGGGCGGCTGGCGCGTTACGCCACATGGGTCACGGGCATGCTGGGCGGGGACTTCGGCACCTCCTACACCTACCGCACGCCGGTGGCGGGGATGATCGCGGACCGGCTCTGGGTCTCGTTGCCGCTGACGCTGTATGCGCTGGCGCTGGCGGTGCTCATGGCGCTGCCGGCGGGCATCCTCGCCGCCGCGCGGCGCGGGCGCGGGGCCGATATGGGCGTGCTCGCCGCCACGCAGGTCGGCATCGCGATCCCCAACTTCTGGTTCGCCATGCTGCTGGTGCTGGGCTTCGCCATCACATGGCGGCTGTTCCCCTCGGGCGGCTTCCCGGGCTGGGACGAGCCCGCGCAGGCGCTGCGCGCGCTGACCCTGCCCGCCGTGGCTCTGGCGCTGCCGCAGGCAGCGATCCTGACGCGCGTCCTTCGGTCCTCGCTGATCGACACGCTGGGCGAGGATTACATCCGCACCGCCCGCGCCAAGGGCCTGTCGCCCTTCCAGTCGCTCTGGAGGCACGGCCTGCGCAACGCCCTGATCCCGGTGCTGACGCTGATCGGGCTGCAGTTCTCCTTCCTGCTGGCGGGCGCGATCATCATCGAGCAGGTCTTCTACCTGCCCGGCCTCGGGCGTCTGATCTTTCAGGCCATCGGCCAGCGCGACCTGATCGTGGTGGAAAGCACGGTCATGCTGCTGGTCTTCGCGGTGATCACCGTGACCTTTCTGACCGACCTCGCCTATGCGGTAGCCGATCCCCGGCTGAGGCGGCGGCGATGA
- a CDS encoding ABC transporter permease, with protein sequence MNRPLILGAAITAVFLAAAALSFVWTPGDVTTMAIPDRLLPPSGAHWLGTDHFGRDILSMLMVGARTTIAVALVAVGIGMGLGVPLGLTAAAHAGGWLDEVISRSADLVFAFPSLVIAILITATFGPGAVNAIIAIGIFNVPVFARLTRGAALGLWQRDFVKAARLSGKRGARIGAEHILPNLMNLLIVQGTIQFSLGILAEAGLSYVGLGAQPPVPSWGRMLADAQTLVSLAPHVAVVPGLTIMAMVLGLNLLGDGLRDALDPRMRALRA encoded by the coding sequence ATGAACCGCCCGCTGATCCTTGGCGCCGCGATCACCGCGGTCTTTCTTGCCGCCGCGGCGCTGTCCTTCGTCTGGACGCCCGGAGACGTCACGACCATGGCGATCCCCGACCGGCTTCTGCCGCCCTCGGGCGCGCATTGGCTGGGCACGGACCACTTCGGGCGGGACATCCTGTCGATGCTGATGGTCGGCGCGCGGACCACCATCGCCGTGGCGCTGGTGGCGGTGGGCATCGGCATGGGCCTCGGCGTACCCTTGGGCCTGACGGCGGCAGCCCATGCCGGCGGCTGGCTGGACGAGGTGATCTCGCGCTCGGCGGATCTGGTCTTTGCCTTTCCCAGCCTCGTGATCGCGATCCTGATCACCGCCACCTTCGGCCCCGGCGCCGTCAACGCGATCATCGCCATCGGCATCTTCAACGTGCCGGTCTTTGCCCGGCTGACGCGCGGCGCCGCGCTGGGGCTGTGGCAGCGCGATTTCGTCAAGGCGGCGCGGCTCTCGGGCAAGCGCGGCGCGCGCATCGGGGCAGAACACATCCTGCCCAACCTGATGAACCTGCTGATCGTGCAGGGCACCATCCAGTTCTCGCTGGGCATCCTCGCAGAGGCGGGGCTGTCCTACGTGGGCCTTGGCGCGCAGCCGCCGGTGCCAAGCTGGGGGCGGATGCTGGCGGATGCGCAGACGCTGGTCTCGCTGGCCCCGCATGTGGCGGTGGTGCCGGGGCTGACGATCATGGCCATGGTGCTGGGGCTGAACCTCTTGGGCGACGGGTTGCGCGACGCGCTGGACCCCCGGATGCGGGCGCTGCGGGCATGA